The Virgibacillus sp. SK37 region GTGTATTCAGCTTCTTTGTCATCAGAGCATTCCATGATGAGAGAGCAGAGCATTACGGAAAGGAGCAGACAGATGATGAATAATTATGAAGCTACCCTTTTTAAAGATAAACAAATTGGTTTTTTTATCTATCTTTTTGTCGAAGCAATTATGTTTCTCACCCTGTTTGCAACCTATTTGGTATTCACCCCTTCTTCAGAGGGGCCGCATCCTTCTAAGGTCTTCGAAGCTAAAAGTGTAATCATTTCTTCCATTTTCTTGTTATCGAGTAGTGGAACACTGTGGCTAGCTGAACGTGGGCTTGAGGGTAAACAACTTAAAAAGCTTCTACCATGGCTGGGAATTACTCTTTTATTCGGTTTAATTTTCTTGGGGTTGGAGATTCGTGAATTTTCTAAGTATGTCGGAGAGGGATATACATTAAGTACTAGCTCCTTTCTCAGTTCTTATTATGTGCTTGTCGGATTGCATGCCAGCCACGTAGCCTTTGGTTGTGCTTGGATGGCTATTCTATTTATTCAACTCAAGCGGGCTATTCCATATTCTCTGTACATGGAGAAATTTAAAACCTTTTCCTACTACTGGCATTTTGTAGATGTAGTCTGGGTGTTTATTCTTGTAATCGTATATGTAAGGTATTTGATATAGTGGCTTTATAAAGATTCTATTGTAAAAGTTGCGGGCCAAACGTGATCTCGTATGTTTATAGTAAGAGGAAAATGCGAACTAACTTGATAGGGCTACAAACTCTCGATTCAAAAAAATACACATCTTTCTTGAGCTCGAAGGTGTGAAAATATTTAACCTGTAGCAGGGTCATGGGGCTAAACATCCTTAGCAGATCATCTATCACCATTGATTTCCATTCCAGATGAACGCTTTCCGCCGGCATGGCTTCAGCCGCTTCCTCCGCTACGCTCCGTGCAGGGTCTTCAGCTCATGCTATTCCGACAGGAGTCGTCATCTTCCATTATAATCAATTGGTATGTGCTATTGACTAATTTAAGGTATTTAAAAATTGAATAAGTAGCTCCTATCTTTAATAGCTTTGAGGCATGCAACTTAGCGAAGGGGAAATATGGAGACTCCTGCGGGAGGAGAGGCCTCGATGAGACCCCGGAACGCGTAGCGTGAGGAGGCTCAGCAGCCGCCCGCG contains the following coding sequences:
- a CDS encoding cytochrome c oxidase subunit 3; protein product: MMNNYEATLFKDKQIGFFIYLFVEAIMFLTLFATYLVFTPSSEGPHPSKVFEAKSVIISSIFLLSSSGTLWLAERGLEGKQLKKLLPWLGITLLFGLIFLGLEIREFSKYVGEGYTLSTSSFLSSYYVLVGLHASHVAFGCAWMAILFIQLKRAIPYSLYMEKFKTFSYYWHFVDVVWVFILVIVYVRYLI